The genomic region AggaccatggaatttgctcctcaCACGACCATGACTAAACAGAACACCATACAAATAACCCTCATTGCACTGAAGAGCCAGATCAGTATCTTTGTCACCCCTCCTTATGGCTAAAGCCCTACACTCCTCGATGTAACGAGCAAGATGAGCTCTAACACTGCACGGAACATACTGCACAAcaaatcaaaacaaggatcataatCAAAATCTAAACAACATGGGCAGCACCAAAAGAAATAAGCGTGTGTGCCAAAAATTGAACAACTATAAAATGATTTCTTACAACACGCCTCTAACAACGCCGATGCAGGACCATACTGAAGCCATCTACAGAAGAATCAACAGAAGAACACGGGCCACCAGGCATAcggcaaaaaggacaagccataactGCAAGGAACACAATGGTTATCAACAACTAATCCCAcaaaacccagttgaaacttgacaTCTGATAGTGTTTGTAATCCCCacccgtaactaccccataaatctccatatcccggaaatataatgggaacaaaaagagaaacgagaaagggaaacagggaacccACAAAGGCAACCAGTAGGGAACGACGATATCGCGAACGGGGAAGCGCGCTCGACGCTAAAGAAGGACTACCGTAAGAGCAGGCAACAAGCGCGGCGGCTGGAACAACTGCCGCCGTAACCACGCGACAAgagcagcggcggcgacgggcggagaTGACGGCAAAGAACGAACAATGCGCGACGAGGGTTCGCCCACAACAGAGAGAAACGAGAAACAGATCTCAAAACAGATCAAAAGGTATTACAAAACATTAGAAGTATAAGAACtaaagtgaaaaaaagaaaaaccatAAAGGGAAACCGGAAACCAGAAATCACGCAAGAAGCCGTGCGCGCGCCAAGTGTCACGCGCGGAGCACATCCGAAAAGTCTCGGGAGCGCTCCGCGCATGACACTTGACGCGCGCGAAGCGCTCTCCGACTAATCGTTGCGGGGAGCGCTCCTCAATTATTGATTTCGCCGTGTTGAGGGCGCGGGTGCTCTAACATCATTAAGTTGGATGGGCTGAGGCAATCCCACTTAAGCCCACCCCCGCCTGCAGCCTGACCGGCGTGGTGACTCTATCCTCCCGTGCAGAGGAAGGCTTTCTATTAATTGCTCATCTAATTTCTCCGCCCTACCTAGATCGTCCGTGTCTTCCAgtccagagccgccgccgccggcaacaGAGCACCGTCGCGACGCCGCCGGAAAATTGCCGCCAGAGCCCGCTCCAGAGTAAATCCTATCGGCTCTTTCCGTCCATTCTCTCCTTTGGTTTAAGCCGGTAGATCCGTATATATAGATCGCCGGAGCAGTTGTTTCTTCTTGCGCCAAATCCGTCGCCCCATCTGCGTTCTTCTCCGTAATCACTGGAGCTTTTCTTTGGTTTCCCACCGCAACTTCTACTGCTGGGCTTTGAGCTCATAAGGATGTTGCTTTTTATATTTAGCGAATTTTCCGTCTTAGGTTTGTGTAGATTTTACAATTAAAATGGTTATAATACTATCTTTTACATTTTAGATACGTGTAAATGATACCTAACAATAGATTTTTCATAGCGTCAAGGGGCGCAACAATTTGTTAGTGCAAAGATATGGGGAACCAGCACCGACGATCTTTGTCATAGAGGAACATAACACCAAAATATCACCCGGAGTGATTTCTTAGCAGACCCCTTTTCTTCTTTTTCGAGCGCTGTACTAATGTTTGATTCTTCTTGGCTTTTCCTGTCAGCGAGCAATCAGCATGCCGGGCAGCAGCGGCGTGACCGCCTTCGACGACCTGCCTGAGTGGCTCGTCCTCGACGAGATCCTTGTCCGCTTGCCGCCCAAGGACGTACTCCGCTGCCGTGCCGTTCGCAAGTCGTGGCGCAGTGGCACATCCACTCACGCGTTCATCCTCGGACACCGCCGTCACCAGCCCTTGCTCCCCATCATCCAACACAAATTGGGCATATGCCGCGTCGTCAGAGGCTCAAATGATCTAAAGATACGGCCTGTCATCCGGTATGATGACTCCTTTGAAAAGTTCCATCTCCAAGCCGCCTGTGATGGCCTCCTCATCGTGTCGCAGCAAGCCAATTTCTTCATCTGCAATCCAGCCACCCACAAGTGTGCTCCCCTGCCATGTCCTCCACTACGGCCACACTTCAATTTCATCGACATAGTCAGCTTCTACAGGCACCCCACATCTGGAGAACACCGGATACTCTGGGTGTTATACACGATACCCGTTAGGATTCACGACGCATTTCAGTTGCCTGATTACTTTATCCTCGCGGTGGGATCGAGCCAGCCAAGATGCATCCAATGGCCGACAGTTTCAATACAAAAGTATCTTCCTGCTACCCCGTCTGCCGACTGTCCGCCAGTCCACCATCGCCGTAGCCTACACTGGCTAATGGGCCTCAACATAATAGTATTTGACACCGTAGCCGAGACATTCCGGCAGATGAGCCGCCCAACGCAGTTTG from Triticum aestivum cultivar Chinese Spring chromosome 4A, IWGSC CS RefSeq v2.1, whole genome shotgun sequence harbors:
- the LOC123082916 gene encoding F-box protein At5g18160-like produces the protein MPGSSGVTAFDDLPEWLVLDEILVRLPPKDVLRCRAVRKSWRSGTSTHAFILGHRRHQPLLPIIQHKLGICRVVRGSNDLKIRPVIRYDDSFEKFHLQAACDGLLIVSQQANFFICNPATHKCAPLPCPPLRPHFNFIDIVSFYRHPTSGEHRILWVLYTIPVRIHDAFQLPDYFILAVGSSQPRCIQWPTVSIQKYLPATPSADCPPVHHRRSLHWLMGLNIIVFDTVAETFRQMSRPTQFGDMVSLLDMGGALALCHTAPDCATLDVWVLQDYDAGTWGFRFRVDLLGMEASPPVHWIFQSIPRMVLINERELLIQRHIHHLLHCDIDGVFLGNVESEERLACWTLTRHCLQESMISLPLFEMQEEEAVNQEPPFSIVL